The proteins below come from a single Sorghum bicolor cultivar BTx623 chromosome 4, Sorghum_bicolor_NCBIv3, whole genome shotgun sequence genomic window:
- the LOC8055069 gene encoding RNA-binding KH domain-containing protein PEPPER isoform X4: MEPPSPPRPCEEEEEEEAEIDFDEEEEDPEEVEPWFTSSSDSEAEREPKRPAALEPPPPPIPFPAPAWAVPPEQQPAPITAVEAEKKGDGDSDARPRWPGTNVFRLVVPTDKVGGVIGRRGETIKRLCDETRARIRVLDAPLGAACRIVLVSAKEEVEAEMSPAMNAAIKIFKHINEIEEINSDGTLSASASDICSVRLLVPFEQAVHLIGKQGVTIKSIEESTGTTVRIRDEDELLSHETVDERIVEIRGASLKVLNALKSVLELLRKFLVDHGVLHLFERKNQEVVQPQDASNYPLAVNQDFLLSDQRSHGDPISSRLLYGHDPSFCGPHHATDSLMIQITRTMQVPLAYAEDVIGVRGENIEYIRSVSGAVVALEEIGDYQEVQVMIEGTPSQVQTAHQLVQEVISGDRAPPSRSSYYNSEGADPGLLNSPHVGSRFLHSPRAIATSREYLPWQYEEQTPHGHWRNPTHYDYRGYRP, translated from the exons ATGGAACCACCTTCGCCGCCGCGCCCgtgtgaggaggaggaggaggaggaggctgaGATCGActtcgacgaggaggaggaggacccgGAGGAGGTGGAGCCGTGGTTCACGTCCTCCTCCGACTCGGAGGCGGAGCGGGAGCCGAAGCGCCCGGCAGCGCTcgagccgccaccgccgccgatcCCATTCCCCGCCCCCGCCTGGGCCGTGCCGCCGGAGCAGCAGCCGGCTCCGATCACCGCGGTGGAGGCGGAGAAGAAGGGCGATGGGGACTCTGATGCGAGGCCGCGGTGGCCCGGCACGAACGTGTTCCGGCTGGTGGTGCCCACGGACAAGGTCGGCGGCGTCATCGGCCGCCGCGGCGAGACCATCAAGCGCCTCTGCGACGAGACCCGCGCCCGCATCCGCGTCCTCGACGCCCCGCTCGGCGCCGCCTGCCGGATA GTTTTAGTATCTGcaaaagaagaagttgaagcagaGATGTCACCTGCGATGAATGCTGCAATTAAGATCTTCAAGCATATAAACGAGATAGAAGAGATCAATTCTGATGGAACCTTATCTGCTTCTGCATCAGACATTTGTTCTGTTAGATTATTAGTTCCTTTTGAACAAGCTGTCCACTTAATTGGCAAGCAAGGAGTCACAATTAAGTCAATTGAAGAAAGTACAGGTACTACTGTAAGGATTAGAGACGAAG ATGAGCTTTTGAGTCATGAGAcagtggatgaaagaattgttgAGATACGTGGTGCTTCCCTCAAGGTTCTGAATGCACTAAAATCAGTGCTTGAACTTCTCCGGAAGTTCTTAGTTGATCATGGTGTGCTTCATCTTTTTGAAAGGAAG AACCAAGAAGTAGTTCAACCACAGGATGCTTCTAATTATCCTCTTGCTGTGAACCAGGATTTTTTGTTGTCTGATCAACGCAGTCATGGTGACCCAATAAGCAGTAGACTTCTGTATGGACATGATCCATCTTTTTGCGGTCCACACCATGCAACTGATTCCTTAATGATACAG ATTACACGGACAATGCAAGTCCCACTGGCATATGCAGAAGACGTAATTGGTGTGAGGGGAGAAAACATTGAATACATTCGTTCTGTTAGTGGAGCAGTTGTGGCTCTTGAGGAGATTGGAGATTATCAAGAGGTTCAAGTTATGATTGAAGGCACTCCTTCACAAGTTCAAACTGCACATCAACTCGTACAG GAGGTTATATCAGGTGACAGAGCGCCACCATCCAGGAGCAGTTACTACAACAGTGAGGGGGCTGACCCAGGTCTTTTAAACTCTCCACATGTTGGCTCAAGGTTTCTGCACTCTCCACGTGCCATCGCAACAAGCCGGGAATACCTGCCATGGCAATACGAAGAACAGACACCCCATGGCCATTGGAGAAACCCTACTCACTATGATTACAGAGGCTACAGGCCATAG
- the LOC8055069 gene encoding RNA-binding KH domain-containing protein PEPPER isoform X1, producing MEPPSPPRPCEEEEEEEAEIDFDEEEEDPEEVEPWFTSSSDSEAEREPKRPAALEPPPPPIPFPAPAWAVPPEQQPAPITAVEAEKKGDGDSDARPRWPGTNVFRLVVPTDKVGGVIGRRGETIKRLCDETRARIRVLDAPLGAACRIVLVSAKEEVEAEMSPAMNAAIKIFKHINEIEEINSDGTLSASASDICSVRLLVPFEQAVHLIGKQGVTIKSIEESTGTTVRIRDEDELLSHETVDERIVEIRGASLKVLNALKSVLELLRKFLVDHGVLHLFERKNQEVVQPQDASNYPLAVNQDFLLSDQRSHGDPISSRLLYGHDPSFCGPHHATDSLMIQQSRANPKGSRFLYGRDPSFHDPYSRDLSQPTDSLITKITRTMQVPLAYAEDVIGVRGENIEYIRSVSGAVVALEEIGDYQEVQVMIEGTPSQVQTAHQLVQEVISGDRAPPSRSSYYNSEGADPGLLNSPHVGSRFLHSPRAIATSREYLPWQYEEQTPHGHWRNPTHYDYRGYRP from the exons ATGGAACCACCTTCGCCGCCGCGCCCgtgtgaggaggaggaggaggaggaggctgaGATCGActtcgacgaggaggaggaggacccgGAGGAGGTGGAGCCGTGGTTCACGTCCTCCTCCGACTCGGAGGCGGAGCGGGAGCCGAAGCGCCCGGCAGCGCTcgagccgccaccgccgccgatcCCATTCCCCGCCCCCGCCTGGGCCGTGCCGCCGGAGCAGCAGCCGGCTCCGATCACCGCGGTGGAGGCGGAGAAGAAGGGCGATGGGGACTCTGATGCGAGGCCGCGGTGGCCCGGCACGAACGTGTTCCGGCTGGTGGTGCCCACGGACAAGGTCGGCGGCGTCATCGGCCGCCGCGGCGAGACCATCAAGCGCCTCTGCGACGAGACCCGCGCCCGCATCCGCGTCCTCGACGCCCCGCTCGGCGCCGCCTGCCGGATA GTTTTAGTATCTGcaaaagaagaagttgaagcagaGATGTCACCTGCGATGAATGCTGCAATTAAGATCTTCAAGCATATAAACGAGATAGAAGAGATCAATTCTGATGGAACCTTATCTGCTTCTGCATCAGACATTTGTTCTGTTAGATTATTAGTTCCTTTTGAACAAGCTGTCCACTTAATTGGCAAGCAAGGAGTCACAATTAAGTCAATTGAAGAAAGTACAGGTACTACTGTAAGGATTAGAGACGAAG ATGAGCTTTTGAGTCATGAGAcagtggatgaaagaattgttgAGATACGTGGTGCTTCCCTCAAGGTTCTGAATGCACTAAAATCAGTGCTTGAACTTCTCCGGAAGTTCTTAGTTGATCATGGTGTGCTTCATCTTTTTGAAAGGAAG AACCAAGAAGTAGTTCAACCACAGGATGCTTCTAATTATCCTCTTGCTGTGAACCAGGATTTTTTGTTGTCTGATCAACGCAGTCATGGTGACCCAATAAGCAGTAGACTTCTGTATGGACATGATCCATCTTTTTGCGGTCCACACCATGCAACTGATTCCTTAATGATACAG CAGAGTCGTGCTAACCCAAAAGGCAGTAGATTCTTATATGGACGTGATCCATCTTTTCATGACCCATACTCTCGAGATCTGAGCCAACCAACTGATTCGCTAATAACAAAG ATTACACGGACAATGCAAGTCCCACTGGCATATGCAGAAGACGTAATTGGTGTGAGGGGAGAAAACATTGAATACATTCGTTCTGTTAGTGGAGCAGTTGTGGCTCTTGAGGAGATTGGAGATTATCAAGAGGTTCAAGTTATGATTGAAGGCACTCCTTCACAAGTTCAAACTGCACATCAACTCGTACAG GAGGTTATATCAGGTGACAGAGCGCCACCATCCAGGAGCAGTTACTACAACAGTGAGGGGGCTGACCCAGGTCTTTTAAACTCTCCACATGTTGGCTCAAGGTTTCTGCACTCTCCACGTGCCATCGCAACAAGCCGGGAATACCTGCCATGGCAATACGAAGAACAGACACCCCATGGCCATTGGAGAAACCCTACTCACTATGATTACAGAGGCTACAGGCCATAG
- the LOC8055069 gene encoding RNA-binding KH domain-containing protein PEPPER isoform X2 encodes MEPPSPPRPCEEEEEEEAEIDFDEEEEDPEEVEPWFTSSSDSEAEREPKRPAALEPPPPPIPFPAPAWAVPPEQQPAPITAVEAEKKGDGDSDARPRWPGTNVFRLVVPTDKVGGVIGRRGETIKRLCDETRARIRVLDAPLGAACRIVLVSAKEEVEAEMSPAMNAAIKIFKHINEIEEINSDGTLSASASDICSVRLLVPFEQAVHLIGKQGVTIKSIEESTGTTVRIRDEDELLSHETVDERIVEIRGASLKVLNALKSVLELLRKFLVDHGVLHLFERKNQEVVQPQDASNYPLAVNQDFLLSDQRSHGDPISSRLLYGHDPSFCGPHHATDSLMIQSRANPKGSRFLYGRDPSFHDPYSRDLSQPTDSLITKITRTMQVPLAYAEDVIGVRGENIEYIRSVSGAVVALEEIGDYQEVQVMIEGTPSQVQTAHQLVQEVISGDRAPPSRSSYYNSEGADPGLLNSPHVGSRFLHSPRAIATSREYLPWQYEEQTPHGHWRNPTHYDYRGYRP; translated from the exons ATGGAACCACCTTCGCCGCCGCGCCCgtgtgaggaggaggaggaggaggaggctgaGATCGActtcgacgaggaggaggaggacccgGAGGAGGTGGAGCCGTGGTTCACGTCCTCCTCCGACTCGGAGGCGGAGCGGGAGCCGAAGCGCCCGGCAGCGCTcgagccgccaccgccgccgatcCCATTCCCCGCCCCCGCCTGGGCCGTGCCGCCGGAGCAGCAGCCGGCTCCGATCACCGCGGTGGAGGCGGAGAAGAAGGGCGATGGGGACTCTGATGCGAGGCCGCGGTGGCCCGGCACGAACGTGTTCCGGCTGGTGGTGCCCACGGACAAGGTCGGCGGCGTCATCGGCCGCCGCGGCGAGACCATCAAGCGCCTCTGCGACGAGACCCGCGCCCGCATCCGCGTCCTCGACGCCCCGCTCGGCGCCGCCTGCCGGATA GTTTTAGTATCTGcaaaagaagaagttgaagcagaGATGTCACCTGCGATGAATGCTGCAATTAAGATCTTCAAGCATATAAACGAGATAGAAGAGATCAATTCTGATGGAACCTTATCTGCTTCTGCATCAGACATTTGTTCTGTTAGATTATTAGTTCCTTTTGAACAAGCTGTCCACTTAATTGGCAAGCAAGGAGTCACAATTAAGTCAATTGAAGAAAGTACAGGTACTACTGTAAGGATTAGAGACGAAG ATGAGCTTTTGAGTCATGAGAcagtggatgaaagaattgttgAGATACGTGGTGCTTCCCTCAAGGTTCTGAATGCACTAAAATCAGTGCTTGAACTTCTCCGGAAGTTCTTAGTTGATCATGGTGTGCTTCATCTTTTTGAAAGGAAG AACCAAGAAGTAGTTCAACCACAGGATGCTTCTAATTATCCTCTTGCTGTGAACCAGGATTTTTTGTTGTCTGATCAACGCAGTCATGGTGACCCAATAAGCAGTAGACTTCTGTATGGACATGATCCATCTTTTTGCGGTCCACACCATGCAACTGATTCCTTAATGATACAG AGTCGTGCTAACCCAAAAGGCAGTAGATTCTTATATGGACGTGATCCATCTTTTCATGACCCATACTCTCGAGATCTGAGCCAACCAACTGATTCGCTAATAACAAAG ATTACACGGACAATGCAAGTCCCACTGGCATATGCAGAAGACGTAATTGGTGTGAGGGGAGAAAACATTGAATACATTCGTTCTGTTAGTGGAGCAGTTGTGGCTCTTGAGGAGATTGGAGATTATCAAGAGGTTCAAGTTATGATTGAAGGCACTCCTTCACAAGTTCAAACTGCACATCAACTCGTACAG GAGGTTATATCAGGTGACAGAGCGCCACCATCCAGGAGCAGTTACTACAACAGTGAGGGGGCTGACCCAGGTCTTTTAAACTCTCCACATGTTGGCTCAAGGTTTCTGCACTCTCCACGTGCCATCGCAACAAGCCGGGAATACCTGCCATGGCAATACGAAGAACAGACACCCCATGGCCATTGGAGAAACCCTACTCACTATGATTACAGAGGCTACAGGCCATAG
- the LOC8055068 gene encoding cyclin-P1-1, producing MFAAALRTRDTTLTQHIKINPCMIINSSEIRGASLPHHQTKGALSLSLRLRNTEAENPQHENSSPHPCRRANVAAGRSAVALPLPAHHATSHQPPASLDLLLPVPGSRHSLIPSPGTPETPTPSLTPPARAMEPPSPSPRSSRNKAAAAPRVVSVLAGLLERAAERGDAEGAAAAASSAEVVVFRGRALPGIPVRRYVERIYRYAGCSPACFVVAYVYLDRLARGRDADDEEGGGGQEAAAVVGIDSYTVHRLLITSVLVAAKFMDDRHYNNAYFARVGGVEVSEMNALELRLLFALRFRLNVDPDTFARYCAALECHIVMADDPAVVALPLMPPSPAVSEDDYDGAAATKAEKGSAAAAAAAGGSAVPVVESRHHHRRAVVQIMTTAQ from the exons ATGTTTGCAGCAGCCTTGCGGACACGGGACACTACACTTACACAACATATAAAAATAAATCCATGCATGATCATCAACAGCAGCGAGATCAGAGGAGCTTCTCTCCCTCATCATCAAACCAAAGGGGCGTTATCCTTGAGTTTACGCCTCCGCAATACAGAAGCGGAAAACCCCCAACACGAGAACAGCTCCCCTCACCCTTGTCGGCGAGCAAACGTCGCGGCCGGTCGGTCGGCTGTCGCCCTGCCATTGCCAGCGCACCACGCCACCAGCCACCAGCCACCAGCCAGCCTCGATCTTCTACTCCCCGTCCCCGGCAGCCGGCACTCGCTCATCCCTTCGCCTGGAACACCAGAAACACCCACTCCCTCCCTTACCCCGCCCGCGCGCGCCATGGAGccaccgtcgccgtcgccgcggagCAGCAGGAATAAAGCCGCGGCCGCGCCACGGGTGGTGTCCGTCCTGGCGGGGCTGCTGGAGCGCGCGGCGGAGCGCGGCGACGCCGAGGGCGCTGCTGCCGCGGCGTCGTCGGCGGAGGTGGTGGTGTTCAGGGGCCGCGCGCTCCCGGGGATCCCCGTGCGGCGGTACGTGGAGCGGATATACCGGTACGCCGGGTGCAGCCCCGCCTGCTTCGTCGTCGCCTACGTCTACCTCGACCGCCTCGCGCGGGGACGGGATGCCGACGATGAGGAGGGCGGCGGCGGACAGGAGGCCGCGGCGGTGGTTGGCATCGACTCGTATACCGTCCATCGCCTCCTCATCACCTCCGTCTTGGTCGCCGCCAAGTTCATGGACGACAG GCACTACAACAACGCCTACTTCGCGCGTGTGGGCGGCGTGGAGGTGTCGGAGATGAACGCGCTGGAGCTGCGTCTCCTCTTCGCGCTCCGCTTCCGCCTCAACGTCGACCCGGACACCTTCGCCCGCTACTGCGCCGCGCTCGAGTGCCACATCGTCATGGCCGATGACCCCGCCGTCGTGGCGCTGCCGCTGATGCCGCCGTCCCCCGCCGTCTCCGAAGACGACTACGACGGCGCAGCGGCGACCAAGGCGGAGAAGGgcagtgccgccgccgccgctgccgccggcggCTCCGCCGTGCCCGTCGTCGAgagtcgtcatcatcatcggaGAGCGGTGGTACAAATCATGACGACCGCCCAATGA
- the LOC8055069 gene encoding RNA-binding KH domain-containing protein PEPPER isoform X3, with the protein MEPPSPPRPCEEEEEEEAEIDFDEEEEDPEEVEPWFTSSSDSEAEREPKRPAALEPPPPPIPFPAPAWAVPPEQQPAPITAVEAEKKGDGDSDARPRWPGTNVFRLVVPTDKVGGVIGRRGETIKRLCDETRARIRVLDAPLGAACRIVLVSAKEEVEAEMSPAMNAAIKIFKHINEIEEINSDGTLSASASDICSVRLLVPFEQAVHLIGKQGVTIKSIEESTGTTVRIRDEDELLSHETVDERIVEIRGASLKVLNALKSVLELLRKFLVDHGVLHLFERKDFLLSDQRSHGDPISSRLLYGHDPSFCGPHHATDSLMIQQSRANPKGSRFLYGRDPSFHDPYSRDLSQPTDSLITKITRTMQVPLAYAEDVIGVRGENIEYIRSVSGAVVALEEIGDYQEVQVMIEGTPSQVQTAHQLVQEVISGDRAPPSRSSYYNSEGADPGLLNSPHVGSRFLHSPRAIATSREYLPWQYEEQTPHGHWRNPTHYDYRGYRP; encoded by the exons ATGGAACCACCTTCGCCGCCGCGCCCgtgtgaggaggaggaggaggaggaggctgaGATCGActtcgacgaggaggaggaggacccgGAGGAGGTGGAGCCGTGGTTCACGTCCTCCTCCGACTCGGAGGCGGAGCGGGAGCCGAAGCGCCCGGCAGCGCTcgagccgccaccgccgccgatcCCATTCCCCGCCCCCGCCTGGGCCGTGCCGCCGGAGCAGCAGCCGGCTCCGATCACCGCGGTGGAGGCGGAGAAGAAGGGCGATGGGGACTCTGATGCGAGGCCGCGGTGGCCCGGCACGAACGTGTTCCGGCTGGTGGTGCCCACGGACAAGGTCGGCGGCGTCATCGGCCGCCGCGGCGAGACCATCAAGCGCCTCTGCGACGAGACCCGCGCCCGCATCCGCGTCCTCGACGCCCCGCTCGGCGCCGCCTGCCGGATA GTTTTAGTATCTGcaaaagaagaagttgaagcagaGATGTCACCTGCGATGAATGCTGCAATTAAGATCTTCAAGCATATAAACGAGATAGAAGAGATCAATTCTGATGGAACCTTATCTGCTTCTGCATCAGACATTTGTTCTGTTAGATTATTAGTTCCTTTTGAACAAGCTGTCCACTTAATTGGCAAGCAAGGAGTCACAATTAAGTCAATTGAAGAAAGTACAGGTACTACTGTAAGGATTAGAGACGAAG ATGAGCTTTTGAGTCATGAGAcagtggatgaaagaattgttgAGATACGTGGTGCTTCCCTCAAGGTTCTGAATGCACTAAAATCAGTGCTTGAACTTCTCCGGAAGTTCTTAGTTGATCATGGTGTGCTTCATCTTTTTGAAAGGAAG GATTTTTTGTTGTCTGATCAACGCAGTCATGGTGACCCAATAAGCAGTAGACTTCTGTATGGACATGATCCATCTTTTTGCGGTCCACACCATGCAACTGATTCCTTAATGATACAG CAGAGTCGTGCTAACCCAAAAGGCAGTAGATTCTTATATGGACGTGATCCATCTTTTCATGACCCATACTCTCGAGATCTGAGCCAACCAACTGATTCGCTAATAACAAAG ATTACACGGACAATGCAAGTCCCACTGGCATATGCAGAAGACGTAATTGGTGTGAGGGGAGAAAACATTGAATACATTCGTTCTGTTAGTGGAGCAGTTGTGGCTCTTGAGGAGATTGGAGATTATCAAGAGGTTCAAGTTATGATTGAAGGCACTCCTTCACAAGTTCAAACTGCACATCAACTCGTACAG GAGGTTATATCAGGTGACAGAGCGCCACCATCCAGGAGCAGTTACTACAACAGTGAGGGGGCTGACCCAGGTCTTTTAAACTCTCCACATGTTGGCTCAAGGTTTCTGCACTCTCCACGTGCCATCGCAACAAGCCGGGAATACCTGCCATGGCAATACGAAGAACAGACACCCCATGGCCATTGGAGAAACCCTACTCACTATGATTACAGAGGCTACAGGCCATAG